From the genome of Polyangiaceae bacterium, one region includes:
- a CDS encoding AAA-like domain-containing protein, with the protein MKPYFNTTGPCFPDEHYMLPPERRLGRVMELIDDGRYFTLHAGRQMGKTTSAQRLTEYYNQGNKYRAMWVDLQTARDNPNPKEAFTTVLNKLDYSVKVQLPDIGIPSARDRFIEDPATAVLMYLQDLSTRSPRPLVAFFDETDCLVGATVVSFLTQLRDGYLSRRETPFPHSIVLVGQRNVRDYVMSQQERIAVTWLGSASPFNITAEATSIGPFTEAEVGELLSQHTTKTGQRFEPDAIKRIYELSQGHPWLVNALADQIAERDVRDRNVAITADHVYAAKETIILERRTHIDSLIHKLRDPRVRKILDPMLAGEMTGDDVLDDDLAYVLGLGIVRVVRGKVEIANPIYREVIPRALTYMRQLQIPAETATFVRADGSLDMPKLMAEWQMFWREDGHISAEGFGYRESGPHLMLMAFLQRVVNGGGRVEREYGLGRGALDLLIEWRDARHAIEVKLRRDTVTEERALAQTASYLDKLGLDEGWLVLFDLRSTLPWAERLTTRTVEVNGKRIVIVGC; encoded by the coding sequence ATGAAACCGTACTTCAACACGACAGGCCCATGTTTTCCGGATGAGCATTACATGCTGCCGCCCGAACGACGTCTTGGGCGGGTGATGGAGCTCATCGACGACGGTAGATACTTCACGCTGCACGCTGGTCGTCAAATGGGGAAGACGACGTCGGCTCAGCGGCTGACCGAGTATTACAACCAAGGTAATAAATATCGGGCCATGTGGGTCGATTTGCAGACCGCGCGCGATAATCCCAATCCGAAAGAAGCGTTTACCACGGTGCTCAACAAGCTCGATTATAGTGTCAAGGTGCAATTACCTGACATTGGCATTCCGAGCGCTCGCGATCGGTTCATCGAAGATCCGGCGACTGCAGTGCTCATGTATCTTCAGGATTTGTCCACGCGTTCTCCACGTCCGCTCGTGGCATTTTTCGATGAAACAGATTGCTTGGTTGGCGCGACAGTGGTGTCGTTTCTCACACAGCTACGTGATGGTTACTTGAGTCGTCGTGAGACGCCCTTCCCGCACAGCATCGTGCTCGTGGGCCAGCGCAACGTGCGCGATTATGTGATGTCTCAGCAGGAGCGCATTGCGGTAACTTGGCTAGGCTCGGCATCGCCATTCAACATTACCGCAGAGGCGACGAGCATTGGGCCCTTTACCGAGGCGGAAGTGGGCGAGCTGCTTTCGCAGCACACGACGAAAACGGGTCAACGATTCGAGCCGGATGCGATAAAGCGTATTTATGAGTTGTCGCAGGGGCATCCCTGGCTCGTCAATGCGCTTGCCGATCAAATCGCCGAGCGCGACGTGCGCGATCGCAATGTCGCCATTACGGCTGATCACGTGTACGCGGCGAAAGAAACCATCATTCTCGAGCGCCGCACACACATCGATTCATTGATTCACAAATTGCGCGATCCCCGCGTGCGCAAGATCCTGGATCCCATGCTCGCGGGCGAGATGACCGGGGACGATGTGCTCGATGATGATTTGGCGTATGTGCTGGGACTGGGCATCGTGCGCGTCGTTCGAGGCAAGGTCGAGATTGCGAACCCGATTTATCGGGAGGTGATCCCGCGTGCGCTCACGTATATGAGGCAGCTTCAAATTCCTGCCGAAACAGCAACCTTCGTGCGTGCGGACGGATCGCTCGACATGCCAAAGCTGATGGCGGAGTGGCAAATGTTTTGGCGTGAGGATGGCCATATTTCAGCCGAGGGGTTTGGTTATCGCGAGTCGGGTCCACACCTGATGTTGATGGCCTTCTTGCAGCGAGTGGTCAATGGCGGTGGTCGAGTGGAGCGTGAGTACGGGCTTGGTCGCGGAGCGCTGGACCTGCTCATCGAATGGCGCGACGCTCGTCATGCGATCGAAGTAAAGCTGCGACGCGATACGGTCACTGAGGAGCGTGCTTTGGCGCAGACCGCGAGCTACTTGGACAAACTCGGGCTCGACGAAGGGTGGCTCGTGCTTTTCGATTTGCGATCGACGCTGCCGTGGGCGGAACGCTTGACCACGCGCACCGTGGAGGTGAATGGCAAGCGAATCGTCATCGTGGGCTGTTGA
- a CDS encoding cytochrome c maturation protein CcmE translates to MSNKLDDELAQAAGLGSEDTGRASAPPVAVAPAPRAAAPKAKTSLGLLITLLVMVGALVALFMVGFKEAAIYATPVDQLMAQKDKLMGRKVRVEGELVPGSLEKRDKPCEYRFTLHGKENKETLPVRYPQCIIPDTFRDVPGGGVQVTVEGTLKSPDDFEATLVMAKCSSKYDPTTHEMKPGEGLPVN, encoded by the coding sequence ATGAGCAACAAGCTGGACGACGAACTCGCGCAGGCGGCAGGGCTTGGATCGGAGGACACGGGACGCGCATCGGCGCCGCCGGTAGCGGTCGCACCAGCACCTCGAGCGGCTGCGCCCAAGGCGAAAACGAGCCTCGGCCTCCTGATCACGCTGCTCGTGATGGTCGGGGCCTTGGTGGCGCTCTTCATGGTGGGCTTCAAAGAAGCTGCGATTTACGCAACTCCAGTGGATCAGCTCATGGCCCAGAAAGACAAACTGATGGGCCGCAAGGTGCGCGTGGAAGGTGAGCTCGTACCAGGATCGCTCGAAAAGCGCGACAAACCTTGCGAATACCGATTCACGCTGCACGGAAAAGAAAACAAGGAAACGCTCCCCGTGCGATACCCGCAATGCATCATTCCGGACACGTTCCGGGACGTACCCGGCGGGGGCGTGCAAGTGACCGTCGAAGGGACGTTGAAGTCGCCAGACGACTTCGAAGCGACGCTCGTCATGGCCAAGTGCAGTTCCAAGTACGATCCGACGACGCATGAAATGAAGCCCGGCGAAGGGCTTCCGGTGAATTGA
- a CDS encoding SUMF1/EgtB/PvdO family nonheme iron enzyme, with protein MKWSERSFLHFSTLSVLVATTIFISCRSPDESPRDAGSPTTTETAPPAHSTASSAEKTIADAGNDASDASVDAAVLAASLLDASAETDAGPPPACPPEMVHIGRYCVDRWEGHFLTKNDDGTTTPWPHYERPKDDTYYIAHSAAGAFPQAYVSRVEAKAACTHAGKRLCSRAEWMRACKGNNGYRYPYGNKGKRGACNTGKPHLLHTFFGPRPGGWTYDNFNDPKLNQEPGFLAKSSEYETCHSTEDVYDMVGNLHEWVNDTVGTDIEEVLAKDGVERKTQPWKAGNAMFMGGFFSTTIEHGPGCTYTTIAHEPTYHDYSTGFRCCKTAVLPAKPAKSKPKK; from the coding sequence ATGAAATGGTCTGAACGTAGCTTCTTGCATTTTTCGACGCTCTCCGTGCTCGTCGCCACGACCATTTTCATTTCATGTCGGTCGCCCGACGAAAGCCCGCGGGACGCCGGTTCACCCACGACGACCGAAACGGCGCCGCCAGCTCATTCCACCGCTTCTTCAGCAGAAAAAACCATTGCCGATGCGGGCAACGATGCAAGCGACGCAAGCGTCGATGCGGCTGTTCTTGCCGCATCGTTGCTCGACGCATCCGCCGAGACCGATGCCGGCCCCCCTCCAGCATGTCCGCCCGAAATGGTGCATATCGGTCGATATTGCGTCGACCGCTGGGAAGGGCACTTCCTCACGAAAAACGACGATGGAACGACGACCCCGTGGCCTCATTACGAACGTCCCAAAGACGATACGTATTACATCGCCCATAGCGCTGCGGGCGCGTTTCCGCAAGCCTACGTCAGCCGCGTCGAAGCCAAAGCGGCCTGTACGCACGCGGGCAAACGATTGTGCTCCCGCGCCGAATGGATGCGCGCCTGCAAAGGCAACAATGGATATCGGTATCCTTACGGGAACAAAGGGAAACGCGGCGCCTGCAACACGGGCAAGCCGCATTTGCTCCACACGTTTTTCGGACCGCGTCCCGGCGGCTGGACGTACGATAACTTCAACGACCCCAAGCTGAATCAAGAACCCGGATTTTTGGCAAAGTCATCCGAATACGAAACTTGCCATTCGACCGAAGACGTCTACGACATGGTGGGCAATCTTCACGAATGGGTCAATGACACCGTCGGCACGGACATCGAAGAAGTTCTTGCCAAAGACGGTGTCGAACGTAAAACCCAGCCTTGGAAAGCGGGCAATGCCATGTTCATGGGCGGTTTTTTCAGCACCACCATCGAACACGGCCCCGGATGCACGTACACAACCATCGCGCACGAACCGACCTACCACGATTATTCGACCGGATTTCGGTGCTGCAAAACGGCAGTGCTTCCAGCCAAACCCGCGAAAAGCAAACCGAAAAAGTAG